Below is a window of Impatiens glandulifera chromosome 2, dImpGla2.1, whole genome shotgun sequence DNA.
ttattaattgaaaaatatttaaataggaAAGTAATAAACACacacattattatatttaagttaaagtttaactaaaaataaaattatataaatttcataAGAATAATAGAAAATGTTAGCAATATAACACTCAAGGAAATCTTATAATCATAATTcgacttttataattatattaaaagatttgattaatcaattaaatgTTCATTTAGtcaattattcattaattaaaaaatatttaaagaagaAAGTGCTAAACACATTACTAAGTTTAAGTTAatgtttaactaaaaataaaattatataaatttcataataatagaaaatgTTTGCAATATGACACTTAAAGGAAtcatatatcattaaataattctagataaataattaaaagaatattgagTAGTGACTACCATTATATTCTCTAAATTTGGatcacttttcaaaattttgaaaatgttactTAAATTTAGTAGAtgtaaatatttcatatatatctttgtttttttataattattttttgtaactAATTATATGGTGGTGACATTAGGCTATTTTTACacttaactatatatatatattctatatttctatatttctttatttcttttattgtattaattatctTGTCTATCAAAGATAATACACATTGTCAAAAAATATCTTACACCCATTTTTAACATATTGTCCGAGACTAAGTAAATTTTGGTTCAAGCTCGACACACATAGTACATTATTAATATAGCTTGGTCATTTCTTTGTCTTGTTGGCAATTCTTCCAAGTCCTTTTGATTTTTCTTGCTCTTCATTCCCGAATTGAATAGGGACATTGATGCTTTTGTCGAGCTCAGAGAAAATTACTAAGGTCGGCGTCATGTGGTTACTGCATTCATTGTCTAGTAATCATTCTCCTATCTCTTTGTCACTAGCTATGTCACACACATAGAATTTTCCGTGTGTATTCGGTGTTGTTTGATTTGCCTCAACCTGACTTGCTTTATTAGTGCTTACACTTCATTAATCTTTGGTGAGGTGACCAAATCGATGACATTTGTTGCATCTAGATTGTCTTTGTACCAACAGTCTTTCTCACTTGTAGTTATTGCAATTTGATGTGTTGTCTTTTTCCTTACCTTTTCAGCAATGTACACCTTGTCCTCTTGAATATCTTCCCCCTTTTGGCTAGTTAGAATTCGAGTTATCCTCTCATTCGTTGTTGCTGGTATTAATCTTTGACTGAAATGCATTCTCTATTGACTCTTCGGAGTGTCTAGAAAATCGttgatcaaataattttaaggaCGATATCACTTCTTGGACTGTGAGTGTTTACATATCCTTTATTTCTTCAATGACAGCTACGATGGGATTGCATTTCTCAGAAAGGCATGTGATAATTTTCTGCGCAATTCTCTGGTTTATGACATCTTCACCATGAGATTCCATATGGTtgactaaattaaaatttgggtCTAGAACTCTATCAGGGTCTTTGTCTCCTTCATTTTGGTATTTTCAAATTTCCTGAGTATTAATGGAAGCTTAATTGATCTAACTTTCACATCTCCTTGAAATTCACTCTATAAGATCTCCCATGCCTCTTTGGTTATATCGGCACACATAATTCTGGGAAAGATTGTTTAGTTATGCACTGTTCTTTGGAGGATTGAAAGAGTGTTAATTAATGTCGGCTTGTTAGGACTACATTGGTTCCTTCAAGTCGGTTTTATTGAGTTCATTTTCTTCCTTTCGCTCATTCACTCCATTCTTCAAAATCTTCCAATGGTTAAGAGATTGAAAGATAGTCTTCATCTTCATGTACCAGAAATCATAGTCTCCGACATTAAACTCTAGAATGTGATGGTTCATATTTTTTGAGGCCATAAATTTGGATAGATTGGTAGAAGACTTTGGCGAATTGAAAGAAACTTAgagaatttaatatattagtataagaCTTTGTGGATTTGTAGAACCTgtaagctctgataccaaatgttagaatattttgaagagGGACTTTGATAgagaatgatatttttattattattttgattattagaCTTGAATTACCAGCCTTAATATATAGACTAAAacatatcttaaaaatattgttaatcaATATGATATGATGAGTCTAACGTTTTGctcataattgatttaaaatatataaaatataagaaaataatgtagTTGATTGTTAAGATTTTCtaataatatctaattaatatgGTGGATGTTACCCCGCGTTAATTTTAACAAACTAGTACAAGCAATCagaattggtttgaaatagaATAAGTCGTGGGTTGTTTATGGCAACTTCAATATTGTGCGTTTCTCGTGTGAAAAGAAAAGAGGTACCCAAATTAAGCCGATCATGGAGGCATTTCAGATTGTGTTCATGATTGAGATCTTATTGTGCCCGATTTCTATTTAATCCTGAATACGCCGCCAAAGTCCCGAAAATCCTTCAAAAGACAGAAATTCGCCATGAATCGAATCATCAGCCCGTCATCCTTGACGTGTGTGTTTTGTGTATCAAAAGTCCTTGTCCATcaaatttgagaataaataGCTTATGAATGAAGATTTGTTTCTCTCTTGAAATTTTGTGGAATGAAACATCTCATTACAACTCATCCATTAGTTTAGTAAAGAAATTTCAATACTTGCAATCACGTATCAAGAAGTGGTTACGGATTCCTATGCTAAGAAAATTGAGTCCAAAGATAAAATTGTTACGAACCTTAAGATTTTTGACGTAATTGAGTTGTCCTTTGATTTGGTCAAAAACAATTGTCTAACCAATGAGTCTTCTAGTCgcactaaataatatttttttgtatgaaaGACCCTATAGAAAAGCAAGACTTTTAGGATTGTACGACTTATTTGTGAAATGTCACAAATTTTATGGGTAAGGTTACTTCTGTCGTTAAATAAGTTGTAAAGTGTcactttaaatgaaaattcaGTCGCAAAGACCAATGTCACATTTTAGCCTTTTTTAGTGGGATTATAGAAAGTGATTTGTGTAACAAAATAATACTTGCCTGCAATAGCTATTTGAGAAATAGTGAATTTTCTATGTAATTTTTAGTCACATCCATAATTGTCTTTTTTGGTTGTTGGGCGGGcttgtctttatttttattttttttcaccaAGTGCTGACTAACAAAGAGTTTTAAGTTTTCAGGACAATAAATGTTATTTCAccagtttttatataattaatgagatgATCAAggcatataaattatttttattttttcattagactatattaactatttatacattttaattttataaatatttactacagtttttctcatttttcatcaaCTAATAGACTGATGATATTAATTAGGCTATATAAATGCTTGCTTTTTTTTCATTagaatatattcatatttactAGATTTAGGTAATATTTTGACAACTTTCTTTATAAAGATATACATATGCTTTGTAAAGTAGTCACTTTTTAaaactttcaaaatattctctaaATATAGTAAATATATGTGAATATTCCTAAaagttttcttataatttttgcTATATAAATGATTGACTATAGAATATTTCTTTGTTCTTCTAATTGGTTTTTAGATTCTTATAGAATGGTGAGCATTCCTTTCATAAGAAAactaatttgtaattatatattttatttatttgtggtattgattgatatttatttatatatatatatattgacagGAGTGGTTAAacatctttttaatattttcgtGTTCCCTAGCATTATTTCTAAACATTAGTTTAGCCGATATATTTGATGTAACTAAATTTGGTGCACGTGGAAATGGGCAGGTTGACGATTCTCAggtaattgatttattttactttatattactATTAATTATGTCATGGaagaaatttgtttaaaataaagcacacttgtaataaatttaacttttaatatattgcaatattcttaacaaattgtgttttatttaacttctttagactaatttcagttaatatatattataatggaCATGAATTTGATAAACCCTAATTTGAAGGCTTTCTTACAAGCATGGGGTAAAGCATGTGAAAGTAGCAGCATTTCTACCATGTTGGTTCCTGGAGGaaaaacatatttgttgatTCCTATTCAATTCAAAGGCCCTTGCAAAGGGCCATCTATTCAAGTTCAGGTGATGATCTAATTTTGtgtcgatttaagaaaaaagCAAGAACTTTTTATGACCtgattttaatttctttctaattttttaagatgattttatttactcattataaatatgtttctcattattttagatTGATGGAATCCTATTGGCACCCAGCATCAGGAGTCAATGGAAAGATTGCCCGGATAATACATGGATCGCGTTCTCACAAATTATCGGCCTTCACATTAATGGAAAGGGAAAACTCAATGGCCAAGGTTTGTCATGGTGGAAAACCAACCCACGTAACGACTATAACCAATGGAACCAAGTAAGTTTTCTTTACATGCAAGGCTTGATTTTATCTTTCATTATCAATTCTAACGAAATGCAATTTGATTACCAAAAAAATAAGCATCTTGAAATGCAATTTGATAGGtagatattctaaattttaaacctTGTAATctatttccttcattttcagAAAGAGAGTCCTTGCACCAAATCAACGAGTTTCTGCTCAAAAGCGTCGACGGTAAGCACATACTCAATATCAATTTTAGGTTATCATACATAAggatgtttagaacttttggTTTACCAAATTGATATaccttgatatatatatatgcaaaaaCATCTATAACAAATATATGAGGACATTCTTTTTTATCGATCTTTCATAATCAATTCTAGATGAGAATAGTATTGTCTTAATTTATGTAAGAAAACATAAGCATATTGAAATTCAATTTGATAGGAAGAGATTCCCAAATGAAAACTATGTGATCTAATAATACTAATgtgtcttttctttttcttcatttttcagATATTAGGTGCTTGCGCAAAACCGACGGTAAGAGTGTTGTATGATTCTTTaactaaatcaaatattataggTCTCGTAAAAAATTTTGTGATCCGGAGCTCTTATTTGATGTGATCAATCATTTCTAAATGTGTTAAACTAGTGAATTCTTGTAAATTACAAATTAACATTTGATTAAATCTAGTTAAGTtactgaaattaattattttataattgttttatcaaatgtaaataattaattaatgatgcaGGGAATAAGGTTCATAGGTTGCAATAACCTTGTATTAAGTGGGTTGACTCATATCAATCCTCCAAGTAGACATATAAACATATATGGATGCCAAAACGTCCAAATTTCTCACCTTACAATCACGGCGCCTGCAAACAGCCCTAACACAGATGGAATCGGAATTTCTTCCTCTAGTAACGTCAGAATTACCGACTCTTTCATCGGCACAGGTGTTGTATGTTGTCTTTTCGTTATAGTTTTGTAGTTATTtgttataaagaaatatttcgcataatttatttaacctaTATGATTGTAGGTGATGATTGTGTTGCAATTTCAACGGGTTCTACAAACATTTTTGTGGGAGGAGTTCAATGTGGACCGGGTCATGGTATAAGGTaaaatagtgaaaattattTACTCTACTTTTATATTTGAGAAattaaatcaattgatatagTTTTTTTggtcttattattattattattatttaagtgtTGGAAGCCTTGGTCAAGGGGGGTCTTCTTCAAATGTGGATGGTGTTTTTGTACAAAACTGCACTTTTACCGGAACAGAAAATGGAGTCAGGATAAAGACATGGccggtaattaattaattaattaattaattaattaattaattaattaactacatatgataaatttaacatttaattatcaacatgttttttttttgttaacttttAGGGTGGAAAAGGTTATGCAAGAAATATTACATTTACTGGCATTCGGTTGAATAATGTTAAGAATTCTATTATTATTGATCAGACATATTGTCAGGTCGCTGAAAATTGTCAAGATCAAGTAAGTGTAtaaaattcttcttctttttgtttaattaatatatgaaaacaAAAGAATTTGTTTGATGTTTTCGTCTTTTTAAAGGCGCAGGCAGTGCAAGTGAGTGATGTGAAGTATATAGGTGTTCAAGGAACATCCGCAACGGCCCAAGCAATAGTCCTACAATGCAGCCACCATGTTCcttgtaaaaatattatttttaacagaATAAACATAACGTCGTCCTCTAAGGGTAATGCTTTGGCTAGTTGCAAGAATGCAGTGGTGTCTATTCAGACCGCAATATCTCCAAATGTTTCGTGCATCAGTGCCATTTAAAGAGTTAGGATCTATTGTTTTGGTACTTTTAATCTCATTTATATGATTGAAATCATTAATTAACCTCTTGTATTGGAATAAATTGAATAAGATTCTCTATTCTTATgctttatcattattttttctttcattcacTAAATAGAATACTTGgttaatatcataaaaaatatattatgaaatcaATTTTATTGATGTATGACTTGATTATTTATATCGACTGACTGACTGACTTAGGGTTTCAAGTTTAGGgcatataattcattattattattatttgacagaaaattttaaaagtttatattaagAGATATGTCAATTGTCAAGGTCACATCTAAACGGTGGGGAATGTATTTATAATCTCCGCCTCGTTCTGGTTCGAGAAATCTCCGCAGACACCGTTTAtaccatatttttataaaaaaaaaattatataaacgaattttaatataatatattgtaatatattgaaaatttatattattataaaaaattaaatttaaaactcttataaaatataaaatatatatatatatgtgattttatatatttaattgtgtttatagtatTCGGGGGACACATCGGGACggagacacaaatatcattctcGCCCCATCTCCAATCAAATTTTATGTCATTATAATATTTACGTCTCActatttattctctttttctaTACTTGTATAattcatatgtatatattacTCCATAAATGAGAGAGATGAAGAGGGAATAGCTGAAGAAAAATTTcagaataattgaaaaaataaattttcaattctaATAGATAGAATTTCAATGTGATGTTCATTAAAAACCCTTATCTAACAACTCGAGTATATAGGCACAGTTGTATCAACTCATCAAATCAATCTTGGATCACGAAGTTTCCAATATAACTTTGAAGTTCACTTACCTAAACCAACTTACATTATCATTAATTGTCAAAACTAAACaagtttattattcaaatttaaggGGTGTCTGGTTCATAAAAAGAATGAGAAACTTAGGGACCCTGGGTTCAAATAAGAGAATGTGAATATAAATAGGATCGATAGATGTGAGGaataataataagtatgattGATATAAGTATTCACATTTTCATTAtcaatgtttttatttacaatgtttgaatttattatagagaaattattattattattttgtaatcgAAACTAGTATTGATATCTTAATCTCAATTTTACTATATCTTATtacaatcatatatatttttttaaatatacaaaatatttatgtaagtcataatttaataaaatataaaccatTAATATTTGATCATACTCAAGATATTAGTGACCattgacaatgcaaaagtaagtgagtccGCTAATTTCAACTTCTTATGACACATACGACATCGACCTACCATAATGTAACTCTATTCCATAATGACACAAAAATCCCATGACAAGCCCCTATGAATCATTATGCTTCCAACACACGACTGTCAATTATATTAATCTCTTACAATCCACTAATCAATCATTCGAATTATAGTCTCACTAAGACAATACATGCCACAACAAAGAGTTCCCAATATTGACTTAATGTCGTATCTCTTCACACCATCATTGATTCCATAAGCGTTccatacaataattttttttaatcattgataaaatttaataaaaataaccatTTCTCATCTTCTAAACACGTTTTCATCTTGTATATATAATCATGCGGTAGTTCATTAGCTTCTTCATATGACAACGTTGATAGTCGCTCGATGAAGAAAGGCTTGGGTGGAAAGTATTATAGAAAGAGTGAGAACGTGTGCACATTGGGTCACGTTGTAGTCTTCAATTGAATGACCTCCTCAACGGaaatatcttttcattcaaCGTTAAATTATGTATCAAGAATTCAATTAAGATATTCTCATGGATATCATAATCTAGCTTATAATTCATCGATTCCTTATCAGACACATCGTGATGAAAATTAgatgtaagcactaaaaatctacatagccaatttataaatttgaaaataattattttgattattttgaataaataaaatcaaattatttaaccCAAAGCAAAAgcctaattaaacaattaattaggttaattattgtgatagttaaaacctaaataattaaggaaagggccaaataaaataaataaaattatttgggatacattttgtctttattttatcttaaaataattttagaaatatcaaaggaattaaactaaatagtttaggatgaaatgtggtacccatttttatcccaaaaaattatttatttaacccaaaatatacaaaaataaataaattggcaaaatatttgtcatatttatttttaatatttttgtgtatattaaagattgaaaaataaaactaaaattgtgaaagaaaaattaatttcaaacaaactcttaaggttttaaataaaaaataaaatttgtaatcgAGTCTAACTGAAATACAAAGAAATCGCCACAGGCAATCGCGACCTTTGGATGGACGTTGAATTTTCATTCAAAGCTTAGGGAAATCGCCCACGTAGCCCGCTGCAGAAGAAGAAGCGTGCGTCCGCGCCACGTAGGATCGGCTAGCGCTCCTTTAGCTGAAATGCGACCGAACGGTCAAAACACAATAGTGCGATGACGGAATTCTAACAAAATGCTCTATGTCTGCATTTTCgcccaaaacgacgtcgttctttaccctgatcatcgtctttGTTGCGACGCCAGTTGGATAACCATCCACAaccatcttttattttttaaagatgaaaCTTCGTCGATAGTCCACTATTTCGACTAATTGAAAAcgtaaaatgatcaccctaccatgGTGACCATTTCCGCTACATCTATAGGCATCAATGATGCCTATTCCGTCAATTAGCtggaagaacaaccaaaatatcaTTAATGGATTTTGACTAATTCGTGCTCACTTGCTCCCTCAACCGACTTTAGGAGGCTACCACTTAACAATTCTAAATCCAATAGATATGATCCCAAGCCTCAAATCGGAATTTACATAAAATTCGTCATTAAAGCTCAAgcttttggattttttgaaatcttCGTATAAGACCTTAATGCTTAGATTTATGCATCCAAAAAGGTTTCTTAAGGTctaaagagtgttctccaacacTTGGTATGTTTCtaatcaccctttaattcatacttcaagtttaaaattaaaagttttatatttcagtttttataagtttgtatGTTGTCTAGTTGAATTTATGATTGCGAAATGATCCTAGATCATTTATGAGCATTCTGTGTAAGTCAATATCGACCAAACAATCTTAAACAAAataaccaaatttgaatttggaaaatttgaaaaacgGGTTTTCTGTTATTTggctaatcctcaagaacaacagCTTAAAAAGCTTCCGAACATGTTTCTAATGTTgggaaactatttggatcatcTTTGATCCATCCCAGTAATGTTTAAtcaaatcaaaaatttcaatataaatgaaaattttaagttattgaATTTGTCTAAATGAACAtctagtgttcatgttttggtatgaatcaatcatatgaagtataaaGAACCTATTGGAAGACTCTTTACACttcattacaaatttaaaactaaaaacctgatttttggccataaactgttttgaacaaattgatcatcacctaTGTCGGATGATACCTTGGGATGATGTTTTTAATGTTctggagctttgtgaagctacccaatcTCTTGGATCAAAGGATCCAAGCAtccatcaaaattgaaaaacctgaaattttgatgttcttgaggaccaataaattttagttaagaCCGAGAGATCCGATCGACTCTTTTcagccaggaccgagaggtccaacagGTGTTCTTTatccaagaccgagaggtccgaccgatgttttTCATCTAGAATCAAGAGGTTCGATCGATGATTTTTATATCCGACCGAGAAATAAAACATATGACTGATGAGTCTCGCACCCGATCGAGAACTCTTGAACCCAAAACCGATGACCtccacctaggaccgaggcGTCCGAACGAGAATTTTAGCCAAGGACCAAGATGCCTTAGCACCCCGACCGAGGATCATAAACCCGGATCGAGGGATTCCCGACAGGGACCAAGGGTTTTTTAGTCCCGATTGATAAAAATGAACCCAGGACCTACGACACCGTTCCTAAGTcctgtttggttccaattttcaaattccaaaattattttgtaattttgaaccccaaacaattttctaaacatcccaaaaattataaaatgatttcaaaatatttttagtatatttccacataaatattttgatcttaggcttgtttgagatttatgtttgaACCTTAATGTCTTTAAATACTCATATTTTTCAGGTATTTTCCTCTCTAGTCATCATCACCAACTAGTATCAACACTTCAATAATTGttgttaaaattttttaaatacgcAAAAACCTATACATGTCTAGAACCGGAAAAATAatcgaataaaaataaaacattatacaaccgatttttaaaaaccaagattttataaagtagagaccatttttaatatgggtacggaggatgaagcgtgaaatccctttcccgagtatcactaTTTCGAACTAAAACGAATTTCTAGAGAAAagtacgtttgtacacgtacaacttttattgattttcaaaaatcaattggcgactctattttaaataaatattttttaaattaattaatttaaattactttacacacattttttcaaacaattaaatcttaatttgatTATACAAATCTAAAGATGATTTAAActtgaacccaaattaattatttttataattaatttcaaaagttgtcagaaattgtttaaaatattgtaaaataatgttttattttaaaaagattcctAATAAGCAAACCgaggttgaaattctcgaaTCTCGAGCTTCTCTAGGCCCAAAGGGTTTTCTGGGGATTACATTaacaattcattttttaatttcaggATAAAGGGTTCTAATATGGGTGGATTGAATTATGTTTTCCACATGTGTTCGTTATCCATTTTCTACATGATCCATCGCTTCTTGTTCGAACAACAAATTCGAAATAGAATGGGTTGATGACCTCATATTTTGATACTCCACCATCTGCCCGCACTCCCTTTTTTTCCATCTGGGTTCACATTTCAACCCGAGGGTTATGAAGATGAATACTCGATCTCAACCTCAAGAAAACCTGTTGGCTTATTTAATCCCTCCTTAGTCTGCAC
It encodes the following:
- the LOC124924287 gene encoding probable polygalacturonase At3g15720, with translation MNLINPNLKAFLQAWGKACESSSISTMLVPGGKTYLLIPIQFKGPCKGPSIQVQIDGILLAPSIRSQWKDCPDNTWIAFSQIIGLHINGKGKLNGQGLSWWKTNPRNDYNQWNQKESPCTKSTSFCSKASTILGACAKPTGIRFIGCNNLVLSGLTHINPPSRHINIYGCQNVQISHLTITAPANSPNTDGIGISSSSNVRITDSFIGTGDDCVAISTGSTNIFVGGVQCGPGHGISVGSLGQGGSSSNVDGVFVQNCTFTGTENGVRIKTWPGGKGYARNITFTGIRLNNVKNSIIIDQTYCQVAENCQDQAQAVQVSDVKYIGVQGTSATAQAIVLQCSHHVPCKNIIFNRINITSSSKGNALASCKNAVVSIQTAISPNVSCISAI